Sequence from the bacterium genome:
CTCAGGTTGTCGCGACCAATGGAAGACGATGCCAATACCGCTATTGTTCGCGGCGGACAGCGGATCCAGCTCCTGCGCACCCTGCATCTCTTTGAAGCTTTCATCAAAGCGCCCCATCAAGCCCAGATACCAGCCATACCACATATGAATAGGAGCGCTGCCAGGATTGAGAGCGATGGCGCGTTTGAACTCCTGCTCTGCGCCGGCGTAGTCCCAGTCGAAGTACATTTTGATGATCGCCAGGGAATTGTGAGCTTCGGCCAGCCTGTCATCAAGTTCCAACGCCTTGTTGGCTGCTTCTCTCGCCTTCGGCATCGTTTCACTCGGCGAGAAAGTGTAAAAGGACAGTTCGGTATAAGCGTCGGCCAGCCCGGCGTAAGCTGATCCGTACCGTGGATCGATGGCGATGGCCCGGCGAAAACTCTCGCTGGCTTTTTGAAAATCGTCAGGCGTAAACCTGTTGAAGTAAAAAAGACCTCGGAGATAGAATTCGTGCGCTTCGGGGTTCCTCGTGTGATGCTTCAGTACGGCGCTCTGCTCTTCGCCAAACAGCTTTACCTTCAGCGCATCGACAACCGCAAGTGTGATTTCATCCTGCACGTCAAAGATATCTTTCATCTCGCGGTCGTAACGCTCAGACCAGAGATGATAACCGTCTGCGGCATGAATGAGCTGCGCCGTAATGCGCAGCCGATTCCCCGATTTCCTGACGCTGCCTTCCAGAATTGTTTTGACGTGCAAAGCCTTTCCGATTTGGCTGGCATTCGCGTTTTTATTCTTGAAAGAGAATGAAGATGTCCGAGCCGCCACTTTCAAATGATCAATCTTCGCCAGCGCATTGAGCAGTTCTTCCGCCAGGCCGTCACAGAAATATTCATTTTCATCATCCGCGCTCATATTCGTGAAAGGCAAGACAGCAATCGAATTTCCGCTCCGGGACGGCCGTGGGGATGATCCGCTCTTCAGGTCGCATAATTCGTTGTACACATCGCGCGCAGTCTGATAGCGATCTCTCGGATCTTTCATCAAGCAACGCCGGATGATTCGCTCCAAATGTTCTGGAGTGCCTGCCTTCAAATCGCCGACCGGGCCAGGTGTATCCCTCATGATGGCGGAAATCAGCTCAGCGGAGGTGTCTCCGTGAAATGGGCGGCGCCCCGTAATCATTTCGTAAAAAATGATTCCAAGAGAAAAAATATCGGACCGGTGATCCAATCTTTTTCCTTGAATCTGTTCCGGCGACATGTAAGGCATTGTCCCAAGAACGATTCCGGCTTCCGTTTGCGCGTGAGTCTCCATGCGTGACGAATCCGGATCGGAATCATCCCGCATCAGCTTGGCAAGACCGAAATCGAGTACTTTGATTCTTCCTTCCTGGCTCACCATGATGTTGCCTGGCTTTAAATCGCGATGAATGATGCCTTTTTCATGGGCGGCAGAAAGCGCTTCGGCAACCGGTGCGCTGAAACGAAGGAAGGTTTCAACATCTAGGCCATTAGAAGGAATCAATTGAATGAGCGTTTCGCCTTGTACAAGCTCCATTGTCAGGAAGCGAATT
This genomic interval carries:
- a CDS encoding protein kinase, which codes for MIGKTLNHFKVLDRLGKGGMGEVYVAEDSKLKRKVALKVLPEEVARDPARLDRFQREAESIAALNHPNIVTIYSIEEADGIRFLTMELVQGETLIQLIPSNGLDVETFLRFSAPVAEALSAAHEKGIIHRDLKPGNIMVSQEGRIKVLDFGLAKLMRDDSDPDSSRMETHAQTEAGIVLGTMPYMSPEQIQGKRLDHRSDIFSLGIIFYEMITGRRPFHGDTSAELISAIMRDTPGPVGDLKAGTPEHLERIIRRCLMKDPRDRYQTARDVYNELCDLKSGSSPRPSRSGNSIAVLPFTNMSADDENEYFCDGLAEELLNALAKIDHLKVAARTSSFSFKNKNANASQIGKALHVKTILEGSVRKSGNRLRITAQLIHAADGYHLWSERYDREMKDIFDVQDEITLAVVDALKVKLFGEEQSAVLKHHTRNPEAHEFYLRGLFYFNRFTPDDFQKASESFRRAIAIDPRYGSAYAGLADAYTELSFYTFSPSETMPKAREAANKALELDDRLAEAHNSLAIIKMYFDWDYAGAEQEFKRAIALNPGSAPIHMWYGWYLGLMGRFDESFKEMQGAQELDPLSAANNSGIGIVFHWSRQPERAIEQFRKVLELNPNYLIARSFLAEAYEQKGDFVSAIATIEKIHQAETNPLTLSTLGYVYAKSGDRHMALEILNEFVKRSNQEYVPAFNFAQIYAGLGDQSQALAWLEKACNERAVWIPFLKVDLKFDPLRSNPRFQELLKKVGFPAV